A genomic stretch from Edaphobacter aggregans includes:
- a CDS encoding DUF885 domain-containing protein → MRKLLIFAIGIAISMLTPTAPAQRLASDGAAQTFSFVSDQFFTDVYFHFSPTLGTQAGLHQYNTQLEDYSAASVEKQIAALHAYEKKLLAIDPSALDANVAADYQILLNSIRSQLLSLEVIRNWEKNPDNYSSGVTNSIFVLMERPFAPVNTRLRQAIEREKQIPQVFVEARKNLKNPPRIFTEIALEQIDGIISFFQNDVPLAFKDATDQAAKAEFVKTNAAVIDALKSYGAWMKSDLLPRSNGDFKLGAETFSRKLAYDEMVDIPLDHLLQIGFDDLHKNQAEFNRIAKEVDPSKTPKEVLAELATIHPTPDKLLGSFQDTFASLISFINTHHIITIPSTVEPTLQETPPFMRATTQASMDPPGPFETHSTIAYFNVTLPERDWTQAHIAEHMAAFNVGTIISTSVHEAYPGHYVQFLWMPQFSSKIRKLLGANTNIEGWAHYTEQMMLDEGYAAPPANATPEQIRESKLIRLGQLQDALLRDARFVNSIKLHTGQFTFDQAVDFFVSDGYQSRSIGLVETKRGTADATYLYYTLGKLQIMKLREDMKQKQGAAFSLQDFHNNLMKQGFAPIKVVRKAMLHDDSPVL, encoded by the coding sequence ATGCGAAAGCTGCTCATCTTCGCGATCGGAATCGCCATCTCTATGCTCACACCAACGGCGCCTGCCCAGCGTCTTGCCTCTGACGGAGCGGCGCAGACCTTCAGTTTCGTCTCCGATCAATTCTTCACCGACGTCTACTTCCACTTCTCCCCGACGCTCGGCACGCAGGCTGGGCTGCATCAGTACAACACCCAGCTTGAGGACTACTCCGCCGCCAGCGTCGAAAAACAGATCGCCGCGCTGCACGCTTATGAGAAGAAGCTCCTCGCTATTGATCCGAGCGCGCTCGATGCCAATGTTGCGGCTGACTACCAGATCCTGCTCAACAGCATTCGGAGCCAGTTGCTCTCTCTCGAAGTCATCCGCAACTGGGAGAAGAATCCCGACAACTACTCCTCCGGCGTCACCAACTCCATCTTTGTGCTGATGGAGCGGCCCTTTGCTCCCGTCAACACCCGCCTTCGGCAAGCCATCGAGCGCGAGAAGCAGATTCCCCAGGTCTTCGTCGAGGCCCGCAAGAATCTCAAGAACCCGCCGCGCATCTTTACAGAGATCGCGCTCGAGCAGATCGACGGCATCATCAGCTTCTTTCAGAATGATGTCCCTCTCGCTTTCAAAGACGCCACTGACCAAGCCGCCAAAGCTGAGTTCGTCAAGACCAACGCAGCTGTTATCGATGCGCTCAAATCCTACGGCGCATGGATGAAGTCTGACCTGCTACCTCGCTCCAACGGCGACTTCAAACTCGGCGCAGAAACATTTAGCAGGAAGCTCGCCTATGACGAGATGGTTGACATCCCTCTGGATCACTTGCTGCAGATCGGCTTCGACGACCTTCACAAGAATCAGGCTGAGTTCAACCGCATCGCCAAAGAAGTCGATCCAAGTAAGACTCCGAAAGAGGTCCTCGCCGAACTCGCAACCATTCACCCCACGCCCGACAAACTCCTCGGATCATTTCAGGACACTTTCGCAAGCCTCATCAGTTTCATCAATACGCACCACATCATCACGATCCCAAGCACTGTCGAGCCTACGCTACAGGAGACGCCGCCCTTCATGCGCGCCACCACGCAGGCATCAATGGACCCTCCCGGCCCCTTCGAGACGCACTCTACCATCGCCTACTTCAACGTAACGCTACCCGAGCGAGACTGGACTCAGGCCCACATCGCCGAGCACATGGCTGCGTTCAATGTTGGCACGATCATCTCCACCAGCGTGCATGAGGCTTACCCCGGCCACTACGTACAGTTCCTCTGGATGCCGCAGTTCTCCAGCAAGATCCGCAAGCTGCTCGGCGCCAACACCAACATCGAAGGGTGGGCCCACTACACGGAGCAGATGATGCTCGACGAAGGCTACGCCGCGCCGCCAGCCAACGCCACGCCGGAGCAGATTCGCGAATCGAAGCTCATCCGCCTCGGCCAATTGCAGGACGCGCTCCTCCGCGATGCTCGCTTCGTCAACTCCATCAAGCTTCACACCGGCCAGTTCACCTTCGATCAGGCGGTCGACTTCTTCGTCAGCGATGGCTACCAGTCGCGCTCCATCGGACTCGTCGAAACCAAGCGCGGCACTGCGGACGCAACCTACCTCTACTACACGCTGGGCAAACTGCAGATCATGAAGCTCCGAGAAGACATGAAGCAGAAGCAAGGCGCAGCGTTTAGTCTTCAGGACTTTCACAATAACTTGATGAAGCAGGGCTTCGCACCAATCAAAGTCGTCCGCAAGGCCATGCTCCACGACGACTCGCCAGTTCTATAA
- the galU gene encoding UTP--glucose-1-phosphate uridylyltransferase GalU produces the protein MTQATHQKIRKAVFPAAGLGTRFLPATKATPKEMLCLVDKPLIQYGVEEAVAAGCTEIIIVTGRGKSTMEDHFDKSFELEASLAARNKTALLEIARSVSKLAKVTYTRQPEPLGLGHAVLMAKEIVGNEPFAVLLPDDIVDATVPCMKQMVEAFNETQSSILGSEVVEGDAIQNYGCLDCAPDPKNPRLLAVKNMVEKPKPGTQPSQNAIIGRYILTPRIFDMLETITPGAGGELQLTDGIKALLQHEKVYGFSYKGKRHDAGDKQGFLRATVEFGLKHDQLGPDFRAWLKSFPL, from the coding sequence ATGACACAAGCTACTCATCAAAAGATCCGCAAAGCTGTCTTTCCTGCCGCTGGCCTCGGCACTCGCTTCCTTCCCGCCACCAAAGCTACACCCAAAGAGATGCTCTGCCTCGTCGACAAGCCGCTAATCCAATACGGCGTTGAAGAGGCTGTAGCTGCCGGTTGTACCGAGATCATCATTGTCACCGGCCGCGGCAAGTCCACCATGGAGGACCACTTCGACAAGTCCTTCGAGCTTGAAGCCTCCCTGGCCGCACGCAACAAGACCGCGCTACTCGAGATTGCGCGCTCCGTCTCGAAGCTGGCCAAAGTCACCTACACTCGCCAGCCCGAACCGCTTGGTCTCGGCCACGCGGTCCTGATGGCCAAGGAGATCGTCGGCAACGAACCCTTCGCCGTTCTGCTCCCCGACGACATCGTCGACGCCACTGTTCCGTGCATGAAACAGATGGTCGAAGCGTTCAACGAGACGCAATCCAGCATCCTCGGATCCGAGGTCGTCGAAGGCGATGCGATCCAGAACTACGGCTGCCTCGACTGCGCGCCTGATCCAAAGAACCCGCGCCTCCTCGCCGTCAAAAACATGGTCGAGAAGCCTAAGCCCGGCACGCAGCCTTCGCAGAACGCCATTATCGGCCGCTACATTCTCACCCCGCGTATCTTCGACATGCTCGAGACCATCACCCCCGGCGCAGGTGGTGAGCTCCAGCTCACCGACGGCATCAAGGCTCTGTTGCAGCACGAAAAAGTCTACGGCTTCAGCTACAAGGGCAAGCGCCACGACGCCGGTGACAAGCAAGGCTTCCTCCGCGCCACGGTCGAGTTCGGTCTAAAGCACGACCAACTTGGGCCAGACTTCCGTGCGTGGCTCAAGTCCTTCCCTCTCTAA
- a CDS encoding c-type cytochrome: protein MNRFLRSSLVIVCLAPLSAPIVLAQDAPAAPAAQATRPPRGPRPKPTNIKALPANITGDDLIKIMHQYEGDLGVECEFCHARNPETKRNDFPSDANPVKETARAMIRMTDDLNTKFLTQLSNRKTTDPITCGTCHQGMAHPSVFVPKPKNRGDQPSVGATSPAPTAH, encoded by the coding sequence ATGAATCGATTCCTTCGATCCTCGCTCGTCATAGTGTGTTTAGCACCTCTATCCGCTCCCATCGTCCTGGCGCAGGACGCACCCGCCGCTCCGGCTGCACAGGCCACGCGTCCTCCACGCGGACCTCGTCCCAAGCCGACTAACATCAAGGCGCTCCCAGCAAACATCACCGGCGACGACCTCATCAAAATCATGCATCAGTATGAAGGCGACCTCGGCGTTGAATGCGAATTCTGTCACGCCCGCAACCCCGAGACGAAGCGCAATGACTTTCCTTCCGACGCAAACCCGGTCAAGGAGACAGCCCGCGCCATGATCCGCATGACGGACGACCTCAACACCAAATTCCTGACGCAGCTGAGCAACCGCAAAACTACTGATCCGATCACCTGCGGGACCTGCCACCAAGGCATGGCCCACCCCTCGGTCTTCGTGCCCAAGCCAAAGAACCGTGGCGATCAGCCATCCGTAGGCGCCACGTCCCCGGCTCCTACCGCGCACTAA
- a CDS encoding alkene reductase encodes MANHPSLFDPIQVGDLHLPNRIFMAPLTRLRGTPDHIPKPIMVDYYTQRASAGLIISEGIPIDPLGVGYANVPGLWSQQQIEAWKPVTKAIHDKGGHIFAQIWHVGRISDPEFLGGQLPVAPSAIAATGTVSLLRPQRSFVTPRALETGEIKGVVEAFRRGAQNAQAAGFDGVELHGANGYLLDQFLQDGANHRTDEYGGSIENRARLMLEAADAAVSVFGPGRVGMHLAPRGDAHGISDSNPSATFSYVATELGKRKLAFIAAREHVGPDSIGPNLKQLFGGVFVANEAIDQKTGQQLLDEGKADAVAFGKLFIANPDLPARFAKQAPLNRPEPNTFYANGSHGYTDYTALAD; translated from the coding sequence ATGGCAAACCACCCTTCCCTCTTCGATCCCATTCAGGTCGGCGATCTTCACCTTCCCAACCGCATCTTCATGGCTCCACTCACCCGCCTCCGCGGGACGCCTGACCATATCCCCAAGCCGATCATGGTCGACTACTACACCCAGCGAGCCAGCGCAGGCCTCATCATCTCCGAAGGCATTCCAATCGATCCACTCGGCGTGGGCTACGCTAACGTCCCTGGCCTGTGGTCGCAGCAACAGATCGAAGCCTGGAAGCCCGTCACGAAAGCTATCCACGACAAAGGCGGACACATCTTCGCGCAGATCTGGCACGTAGGCCGGATCTCCGATCCCGAATTCCTTGGCGGGCAGCTGCCCGTAGCCCCCAGTGCTATTGCCGCGACTGGTACCGTCAGCCTCCTCCGTCCACAGCGGTCCTTCGTCACCCCGCGCGCACTCGAAACCGGCGAGATCAAAGGAGTCGTCGAAGCCTTCCGCCGCGGCGCACAGAACGCCCAAGCTGCCGGCTTCGACGGCGTAGAACTCCATGGAGCCAACGGCTACCTCCTCGACCAGTTCCTGCAGGACGGCGCCAACCATCGCACCGACGAGTACGGTGGCTCCATCGAAAACCGTGCCCGCCTTATGCTCGAAGCCGCCGATGCAGCGGTCTCCGTCTTCGGCCCCGGTCGCGTCGGCATGCACCTCGCTCCACGTGGCGACGCCCACGGCATCTCCGACTCCAATCCCTCTGCCACCTTCAGTTACGTCGCCACAGAACTCGGCAAACGCAAACTCGCCTTCATCGCTGCTCGCGAACACGTCGGCCCCGACAGCATCGGCCCCAATCTCAAGCAGCTCTTCGGCGGAGTCTTTGTCGCCAACGAAGCCATTGACCAGAAGACCGGCCAGCAGCTTCTCGACGAGGGCAAAGCCGACGCCGTAGCCTTCGGCAAACTCTTCATCGCGAACCCCGACTTGCCCGCCCGCTTCGCCAAACAAGCTCCACTCAACCGGCCCGAACCCAACACCTTCTACGCCAACGGTTCGCACGGCTATACCGACTACACTGCCCTCGCTGACTAA
- a CDS encoding bacterioferritin — MPKTAAATTAITREKLIDLLNEDLAREYQAIIAYVNYSQVLKGAAYMNIAAELAVHATEELAHAITIAGHIDYLGGMPSVTPKPVKTSEKAEDMLRFDLANEKETIAQYRRRVKQCDELNEFALSESIREILMQEQDHLVSLATALGIDPPNPGIAD; from the coding sequence ATGCCAAAAACCGCCGCCGCAACCACTGCTATCACCCGCGAAAAGCTCATCGACCTCCTCAACGAAGATCTCGCGCGCGAGTACCAGGCCATCATCGCCTACGTGAATTACTCACAGGTCCTCAAAGGAGCGGCCTACATGAACATCGCCGCCGAGCTTGCCGTCCACGCCACCGAAGAGCTTGCCCATGCCATCACTATCGCCGGCCACATCGATTATCTCGGCGGCATGCCCTCGGTCACGCCCAAGCCCGTAAAGACCTCCGAGAAGGCCGAGGACATGCTCCGCTTCGATCTCGCAAACGAGAAGGAGACCATCGCTCAATATCGACGCCGCGTTAAACAGTGCGACGAGCTAAACGAGTTCGCCCTCAGCGAGTCCATCCGGGAGATTCTCATGCAGGAGCAAGACCACCTAGTCTCTCTCGCCACCGCCCTTGGCATCGACCCGCCCAACCCGGGCATCGCCGACTAA
- a CDS encoding Mpo1-like protein gives MLGGRSWESWIAEYSESHQHPLNRLTHTFGIPMIIVSLVMFVVAIFWHSVLWYAVALFVVGWALQFIGHAIEGKPPEFLKDWRFLLVGSRWWAAKIRGKA, from the coding sequence ATGCTTGGCGGACGTTCGTGGGAGAGTTGGATCGCGGAGTACTCGGAGAGCCATCAGCATCCACTGAATCGGCTGACGCATACGTTCGGGATTCCGATGATCATCGTGTCGCTGGTGATGTTTGTGGTGGCGATCTTCTGGCATTCGGTGCTGTGGTATGCCGTGGCATTGTTTGTGGTGGGATGGGCACTGCAGTTTATCGGCCACGCGATTGAAGGGAAGCCGCCGGAGTTTCTGAAAGACTGGCGGTTTCTACTGGTGGGATCGCGGTGGTGGGCGGCGAAGATACGGGGGAAAGCTTAG
- a CDS encoding PLP-dependent aminotransferase family protein: MSEELGDSAPAREKKSAKLRLSRFGSAAVVGAASVDSPRRKSPLLRYDFAYGRSDTETFPFEVWRRILLRHTRNAPVRTFDYGPAIGSLELREAICTHLRRSRAVVCDPTEVIVVNGSQQALDLVVRVLVDRGDRVAIEDPHYNGIREVLRVAGAQLMPVPVDRDGLNPAKLPKHASLVFVTPSHQFPTGAILPLARRLALLEWARRKNAVIVEDDYDGEFHYGGRPLESLQGLDTDGRIVYIGTFSRTVFPALRIGYLIVPKSLVAAFTAAKWLNDLHSATLEQQTLAEFITTGMYERHLRRLRRRSTARRAALLDAIQKNLGERVEVTGDGSGAHVVLWPKKRISEDAIIACAASLGVGIYGISHCFLTRSSRTGLMLGYARLNEKEIREGIRLLSEIL; the protein is encoded by the coding sequence GTGTCCGAAGAATTGGGCGACAGCGCACCTGCGAGAGAAAAAAAATCGGCCAAGCTGCGGCTGTCGCGCTTCGGCTCGGCTGCTGTTGTCGGTGCAGCGTCTGTGGACTCTCCGAGGCGCAAATCTCCCCTGCTCCGCTACGATTTTGCCTATGGGCGAAGCGATACCGAGACGTTTCCCTTTGAGGTGTGGCGGCGCATCCTGCTGCGGCATACGCGAAATGCGCCGGTTCGCACATTTGACTACGGCCCGGCGATTGGAAGCCTCGAATTGCGCGAGGCCATCTGTACGCATCTGCGCCGGTCTCGCGCGGTGGTCTGCGATCCGACGGAAGTGATTGTCGTTAACGGCTCGCAGCAAGCACTTGATCTCGTTGTGCGTGTGCTCGTGGATCGCGGTGACCGCGTGGCGATCGAGGACCCGCACTACAACGGCATACGAGAAGTGCTCCGCGTCGCCGGAGCTCAGTTGATGCCCGTACCAGTCGATCGCGACGGTTTGAATCCCGCTAAACTGCCAAAACATGCAAGCCTGGTCTTTGTAACGCCATCGCACCAGTTTCCTACTGGAGCTATCCTTCCGCTCGCCCGGCGTCTTGCACTCCTTGAATGGGCCAGGCGCAAAAATGCCGTGATTGTCGAGGATGACTACGATGGCGAGTTTCACTACGGAGGACGGCCCCTGGAGTCACTGCAAGGCCTCGACACGGATGGACGTATCGTCTACATCGGGACATTCTCGCGTACGGTGTTTCCGGCGCTCCGCATCGGTTATCTGATCGTGCCCAAGTCACTGGTGGCGGCATTCACAGCGGCCAAGTGGCTCAATGACTTACACTCTGCCACTCTTGAGCAGCAGACTCTTGCAGAATTTATTACAACTGGAATGTATGAACGCCATTTGCGTCGTCTTCGCCGCAGAAGCACAGCACGTCGTGCAGCACTACTCGACGCGATTCAAAAGAACCTGGGCGAACGTGTGGAAGTCACCGGCGATGGCTCTGGCGCCCATGTTGTACTGTGGCCTAAAAAGCGCATCTCCGAAGACGCCATCATCGCCTGCGCTGCATCGCTGGGAGTTGGGATTTATGGGATATCCCATTGCTTCCTGACGCGATCCTCACGAACGGGACTCATGCTCGGATATGCACGACTGAATGAGAAAGAAATTCGAGAGGGTATCCGTTTGTTGAGCGAAATACTCTGA
- a CDS encoding CU044_2847 family protein codes for MARLAKFVLGDGSSIVAEVDDDSFESPRSVMRGGGVASPEFVVKANETFDAALDRVRYAAETMLDRLTSLTRPPDEVAVEFGVKLNAETGAVIAKASTEANFKINLKWTRAASNASAPAPKE; via the coding sequence ATGGCGCGTCTGGCCAAGTTCGTGCTCGGCGATGGCAGTTCCATTGTCGCAGAAGTCGACGACGATTCCTTTGAATCGCCTCGTAGCGTCATGCGGGGCGGTGGGGTCGCCTCGCCCGAGTTCGTCGTCAAGGCCAATGAGACCTTCGACGCCGCACTCGACCGCGTCCGCTACGCCGCCGAGACTATGCTCGACCGCCTCACTTCTCTCACGAGGCCGCCCGACGAGGTCGCCGTCGAATTCGGTGTCAAGCTCAACGCCGAGACCGGCGCCGTCATCGCCAAGGCCTCCACCGAGGCCAACTTCAAGATCAACCTCAAGTGGACCCGCGCCGCCAGCAACGCCTCGGCCCCCGCACCAAAGGAGTAG
- a CDS encoding CHAT domain-containing protein: protein MLRHYDDFELVIQTSGETYIIQLLNSPAGQASGEFVPPFTQVELSNFYSRIGQMRRSTRRIDSPDLEAAKKFGHQLFHAVFTGELLGQLRTSMDRCHEHGRGLRIRLRLKGVPALAELPWEFLYDLEQDHFLATSTLTPMVRYLDLPQSVPTLRVRPPLRVLVVLAGPRNLPGLDAEGEWERLKTSLAPLEANGAILLERLPTATLDCLRRRARGEPFHILHFIGHGGFDQTAGDGVLHFEDPKGMSDPVPGQLLGNILRDHDCLRLAVLNACEGARQSGQDPFSGVAQSLCQQRLPAVVAMQFEISDDAAKTFAEEFYGAMADGLPVDAAVSESRKALFSGRFGQEWATPVLYMRSSSGVLFEVQRRAKPAAEPKPAPEPKPQPIAGGVGVGDAVGAAQPAPRVQPQPAPPPPPPPAPPPQFRPGPTLLEQEAERRRREAERIKQERALFDLEQSRLKDERLKEEQRLKEERRRREQLQAQQRADEERVRLAEAKRQAEEQRLKEERARFEQQQAKQKAEEQRLREERARFEQQQAKYAEEQGQRDEQLRRERQAATSAAKIPPPAPPPQPQHFVASDAPPKKSHRARNITLGILGAVVSIFIILLIIGLVADKKSSTSSNSETPERHLLTGDQALSAENYDQAISEYNAAILRNSDYADAHSHLCNAIALKGENTPNRKGDYDTAVTECEKAVQLAPSSAEAHSNLCNALDDQEYSALDMKGNFDHAIAECRRAIQLNPNYAEAYNNLCNVIGNRSEQRIAHPNDRNEGVAACRKAIALKADYAEPHKNLADFFRQSGDDAQGKADAVSANRYYQQATAEYRNAVTIKPRYREAQTALGAILYQTNDPDNAILELNKAAEIDPNYYVTFYWLGNVYLYEKKNYNQATENFRKSLSLKPDLDFAEYGLSVALRAQGNAVEADQHLTSAYRLNENDKTIAADYKKYISGEN, encoded by the coding sequence ATGCTCAGGCACTACGACGACTTCGAGCTGGTCATTCAAACCTCCGGTGAAACCTACATCATCCAGCTCCTCAACTCTCCCGCCGGACAGGCCAGCGGTGAGTTCGTCCCTCCCTTCACCCAGGTCGAGCTCTCCAACTTCTACAGCCGCATCGGCCAGATGCGCCGCAGCACTCGCCGCATCGACTCGCCTGACCTCGAAGCCGCAAAGAAATTCGGGCATCAGCTCTTCCATGCCGTCTTCACCGGCGAACTCCTCGGCCAACTTCGCACCAGCATGGATCGCTGCCACGAGCACGGCCGCGGCCTTCGCATCCGTCTCCGTCTCAAAGGCGTCCCCGCCCTCGCCGAACTACCGTGGGAGTTCCTCTACGACCTCGAGCAGGACCACTTCCTCGCGACCTCTACGCTCACCCCAATGGTCCGCTACCTCGACCTCCCGCAGAGCGTCCCCACTCTCCGCGTTCGCCCGCCCCTGCGCGTCCTGGTCGTACTTGCCGGCCCACGCAACCTCCCCGGCCTCGATGCGGAAGGCGAATGGGAGCGCCTCAAAACCTCGCTCGCTCCCCTCGAAGCCAACGGCGCTATCCTGCTCGAACGGCTCCCCACCGCCACGCTCGACTGCCTGCGCCGCCGCGCCCGTGGCGAGCCCTTCCACATCCTTCACTTCATCGGTCACGGCGGCTTTGACCAGACCGCAGGTGACGGCGTTCTTCACTTCGAAGACCCCAAGGGCATGTCCGATCCTGTCCCCGGCCAGCTCCTCGGCAACATCCTTCGCGACCATGACTGCCTCCGTCTCGCTGTCCTCAACGCCTGCGAAGGCGCGCGCCAGTCAGGCCAGGATCCCTTCTCCGGCGTAGCGCAAAGCCTTTGCCAGCAGCGCCTGCCCGCCGTCGTCGCCATGCAGTTCGAAATCAGCGACGACGCAGCCAAAACCTTCGCCGAAGAATTCTACGGAGCCATGGCCGACGGCCTACCCGTAGATGCCGCCGTCTCCGAGTCGCGCAAAGCACTCTTCAGCGGACGCTTCGGCCAAGAGTGGGCCACCCCCGTCCTCTACATGCGCTCCTCCAGCGGCGTCCTCTTCGAAGTCCAGCGCCGCGCCAAACCTGCCGCCGAACCGAAACCTGCGCCGGAACCCAAGCCCCAACCCATCGCCGGAGGAGTTGGAGTGGGAGATGCCGTGGGCGCCGCGCAGCCCGCCCCGCGCGTACAACCTCAGCCCGCTCCGCCGCCGCCCCCACCACCAGCGCCGCCTCCGCAGTTCCGGCCCGGCCCAACTCTCCTCGAGCAGGAGGCCGAACGACGTCGTCGCGAAGCCGAACGCATCAAGCAGGAGCGGGCACTCTTCGACCTCGAACAATCTCGTCTAAAAGACGAACGCCTGAAGGAAGAACAGCGTCTCAAAGAGGAACGCCGCCGCCGCGAGCAACTCCAGGCACAGCAACGCGCCGACGAGGAGCGCGTCCGACTCGCAGAAGCCAAGCGCCAGGCCGAAGAGCAGCGCCTCAAAGAAGAGCGCGCCCGATTCGAACAACAGCAAGCAAAACAGAAGGCCGAGGAGCAGCGTCTGCGTGAAGAACGCGCGCGTTTCGAGCAACAGCAAGCAAAGTATGCCGAAGAACAAGGCCAGCGCGACGAGCAGCTCCGACGCGAACGCCAGGCCGCGACCTCAGCCGCAAAGATTCCGCCACCGGCGCCACCACCGCAGCCTCAACACTTCGTCGCCTCCGATGCCCCACCGAAGAAATCTCACCGGGCTCGCAACATCACACTTGGCATCCTCGGTGCCGTCGTGTCGATCTTCATCATCCTCTTGATCATCGGCCTCGTCGCCGACAAAAAATCCTCCACATCCTCCAACAGCGAGACACCCGAGCGTCATCTCCTCACCGGCGACCAGGCCCTCTCCGCAGAAAACTACGACCAGGCGATCTCCGAGTACAATGCCGCCATCCTCCGGAACTCCGACTATGCCGATGCTCACTCCCACCTATGCAACGCCATTGCCCTCAAAGGTGAAAACACCCCCAACCGAAAGGGCGACTACGACACTGCTGTAACCGAATGCGAAAAGGCCGTCCAGCTTGCTCCCAGCAGCGCTGAGGCCCACAGCAACCTCTGCAACGCCCTCGATGACCAGGAGTACTCGGCTCTCGATATGAAGGGCAACTTCGACCACGCCATCGCCGAATGCCGCCGCGCCATCCAGCTCAATCCCAACTACGCCGAGGCGTATAACAATCTCTGCAACGTTATCGGCAATCGCTCCGAACAGCGCATCGCTCATCCTAACGATCGCAACGAGGGCGTCGCCGCTTGCCGCAAAGCTATCGCCCTCAAGGCCGACTATGCCGAGCCCCACAAAAACCTTGCCGACTTCTTCCGGCAATCCGGCGACGATGCGCAGGGGAAGGCGGATGCGGTCTCTGCCAACCGCTACTACCAGCAGGCCACTGCCGAGTACCGCAACGCCGTGACCATCAAACCCCGCTACCGCGAAGCCCAGACCGCGCTTGGCGCAATCCTTTATCAAACCAACGATCCTGACAACGCTATCCTCGAACTCAATAAAGCCGCCGAAATCGATCCTAACTATTACGTGACCTTCTATTGGCTCGGCAACGTCTACCTTTACGAGAAGAAGAACTACAACCAGGCCACTGAGAACTTCCGAAAGTCATTGTCCCTCAAGCCCGATCTCGACTTCGCCGAATACGGTCTCTCCGTCGCCCTTCGCGCCCAAGGCAACGCCGTCGAAGCCGATCAGCACCTCACCAGCGCCTACCGCCTCAACGAAAACGACAAGACCATCGCCGCCGACTACAAGAAGTACATCTCAGGCGAAAACTGA
- a CDS encoding ATP-binding cassette domain-containing protein, producing MPHPLLEVDNLTIAFPHQTAVDGISFQINPGETLGLVGESGSGKSATSLAILRLLPPTANITGSIIFDGQPLLTLPEPAMRRHRGRSIAMIFQEPMTALNPVMPVGAQIAEALIAHNDGIHHPELSRRAIREKVLAAMHEVALPEPERRLHDYPHQFSGGQRQRILIAMAIINRPRLLIADEPTTALDVTVQAQILALLNDLRRTRGLSMLFISHDLAVVSQVADRVAVMQHGHIVEQAPTHQLFHSPQHPYTRKLLASAPTMQTDRTQPLATLA from the coding sequence ATGCCCCATCCGCTCCTAGAAGTCGACAACCTCACCATCGCCTTCCCCCACCAGACCGCTGTCGACGGAATCTCGTTCCAAATCAATCCCGGCGAAACCCTCGGCCTCGTGGGCGAATCCGGCTCCGGCAAATCCGCCACCTCCCTCGCGATCCTCCGTCTTCTGCCCCCGACAGCTAACATCACAGGCTCCATCATCTTCGACGGCCAGCCGCTCCTCACCCTCCCCGAGCCAGCCATGCGCCGCCACCGAGGCCGCAGCATCGCCATGATCTTCCAGGAGCCCATGACCGCTCTCAACCCCGTCATGCCTGTAGGCGCCCAGATCGCCGAAGCCCTCATTGCCCATAATGACGGCATCCACCACCCCGAACTCTCCCGACGAGCCATACGCGAAAAAGTCCTCGCCGCCATGCACGAGGTCGCCCTCCCCGAACCCGAGCGGCGCCTCCACGACTACCCCCACCAATTCTCCGGAGGCCAGCGTCAGCGCATCCTCATCGCCATGGCCATCATCAACCGCCCCCGCCTCCTCATCGCCGACGAGCCAACCACCGCACTCGACGTCACCGTCCAGGCCCAGATCCTCGCCCTCCTCAACGACCTCCGCCGCACCCGCGGCCTCTCCATGCTCTTCATCTCACACGACCTCGCCGTCGTCTCCCAGGTAGCCGACCGCGTCGCCGTCATGCAGCACGGCCACATCGTCGAGCAGGCCCCCACCCACCAACTCTTCCACTCCCCACAACACCCGTACACGCGGAAACTCCTCGCCTCCGCCCCCACCATGCAAACCGACCGCACCCAACCCCTCGCCACCCTCGCATAA